The following proteins are encoded in a genomic region of Cryptosporangium phraense:
- a CDS encoding GntR family transcriptional regulator — translation MYAASLAPDAAPASMADRAYLALRDRLIMLAIRPGEPIDDDAIATSLGMGRTPVREALKRLEVDRLVVSFPRRGTFATGLDIADLAHLSEIRVQLEPLAARRAAERAPGPARAELEELAVRTEGLDVHHTNRTDVMRWDLGVHRAIYRAAGNPHLEDVLIRYDNLATRIHCMFLDRLSTFDLNVVAEHVELLRAIAAGDGDHADELAREHVLGFERAIRAVI, via the coding sequence ATGTATGCAGCCTCGCTCGCGCCGGACGCGGCTCCGGCCTCGATGGCCGACCGGGCCTACCTGGCGCTGCGCGACCGGCTCATCATGCTGGCGATCCGCCCCGGCGAGCCGATCGACGACGACGCGATCGCCACCTCGCTGGGGATGGGCCGCACGCCGGTACGGGAGGCGCTGAAGCGTCTGGAGGTCGACCGGCTGGTCGTGTCGTTCCCCCGCCGGGGCACGTTCGCGACCGGCCTCGACATCGCCGACCTGGCCCACCTCTCGGAGATCCGGGTCCAGCTCGAGCCGCTCGCCGCCCGCCGGGCCGCCGAACGGGCGCCCGGCCCGGCCCGGGCCGAACTCGAGGAACTGGCCGTCCGCACCGAGGGGCTCGACGTCCACCACACGAACCGCACCGACGTGATGCGCTGGGACCTCGGCGTCCACCGGGCGATCTACCGGGCCGCGGGCAACCCGCACCTCGAAGACGTGCTGATCCGCTACGACAACCTGGCGACGCGCATTCACTGCATGTTCCTCGATCGGTTGTCCACGTTCGACCTCAACGTCGTGGCCGAGCACGTCGAGCTGCTCCGGGCGATCGCCGCCGGTGACGGCGACCACGCCGACGAGCTGGCCCGCGAGCACGTCCTCGGCTTCGAGCGCGCGATCCGGGCCGTCATTTAG
- a CDS encoding sarcosine oxidase subunit gamma, translating into MAELLRTHPLESRADALAAAGITVEPYVAMTNVRGEPPVAANTWADVDGGRAIWLGPDEWLLTSADEAPEDLETRTGGTDVSAQRITLRLAGARARDLLAGGCAIDLHPRVFGPGQCVQTRLAQAAVVLLREEDEYVVLVRSSFAGYLADWLLDAAAEYR; encoded by the coding sequence ATGGCTGAGCTGCTGCGTACCCACCCGTTGGAGTCCCGGGCGGACGCCCTGGCCGCGGCCGGAATCACGGTCGAGCCGTACGTGGCGATGACGAACGTGCGGGGCGAGCCGCCGGTGGCCGCGAACACCTGGGCCGACGTGGACGGCGGGCGGGCGATCTGGCTCGGCCCCGACGAGTGGCTGCTGACCAGCGCGGACGAGGCACCGGAGGACCTCGAGACGCGCACCGGCGGCACCGACGTGTCCGCGCAGCGGATCACGCTGCGGCTGGCCGGTGCGCGGGCTCGCGACCTGCTGGCCGGCGGGTGCGCGATCGACCTGCATCCCCGGGTGTTCGGGCCCGGGCAGTGCGTGCAGACCCGGCTGGCCCAGGCCGCGGTCGTGCTGCTCCGCGAGGAGGACGAGTACGTGGTGCTGGTGCGGTCGTCGTTCGCCGGGTACCTGGCCGACTGGCTGCTGGACGCGGCCGCGGAATACCGCTAA
- a CDS encoding FAD-dependent oxidoreductase, protein MRTPAGGRIDRTRTLTFTFDGETYTGHPGDTLASALLAAGKTAIATSIKFGRPRGITAAWAEDPGGLVQIEEPFPEPMLLATTVELHDGLSASGLPGQGRLADVPDAARYDSRHHHVDVLVVGAGPSGLSAALDASRAGVRVALVDEQSEAGGSLLSEPEPPEWVAAAVEELTANPDVLHLQRTTAFGTYDDGFVLALERRTDHLGPAAPKHVSRQRVWRLRAREVVVATGAHERPIVFADNDRPGIMLAGAARTFLHRYGVLPGHEAVVFTTNDSAYAAALDLHRAGVRVRAVVDARAEVPAGLLEECARAGIWVTRDSVVTGTRGVERITHALVSSGDDSVPAPVACDLLLVSGGWNPAVHLFSQARGRLRYDDSLGAFVPGEELDGLRVVGSAAGEGLDPAQVLWRVPGPAESQFVDLQRDATVADIRHAVGAGLRSIEHVKRFTTIGTAHDQGKTSGVLTSGIVAELLGVRMEETGTTTFRPPYTPVAFAALAGRDRGRLFDPERYTALHPWHQAAGAVFEDVGQWKRPRYYPRPGEDLEAAVLRECAAARTGVGILDGSTLGKIDVRGPDAGVLLDRLYTNLMSSLKPGMVRYGVMCGVDGMVIDDGTVMRLADDHFLAMTTTGGAAKILDWMEEWLQTEWPDLRVTCTSVTEQWSTFPVVGPRSRDVIGAVFPDVDVSKEAFPFMAIRETTLDGVPIRLARISFSGELAYEVYVNSWYAVAVWERLLAAGAAYGITPYGTETMHVLRAEKGYPIIGQDTDGTVTPQDLGMSWVVSKKKPDFVGKRSFARAANQDPLRKQLVGLLPLDRETVLPEGSQIVESLSLVPPVPMLGHVTSSYRSAELGRPFALALVKGGHGRVGDVLQVPVGGTLVPVEVTGSVLVDPEGARRDG, encoded by the coding sequence ATGAGGACCCCGGCCGGCGGCCGGATCGACCGCACCCGGACCCTGACGTTCACGTTCGACGGCGAGACGTACACCGGCCACCCCGGTGACACGCTCGCCTCGGCGTTGCTGGCCGCCGGAAAGACGGCGATCGCGACCAGCATCAAGTTCGGCCGGCCGCGCGGGATCACCGCCGCCTGGGCCGAGGACCCGGGCGGCCTGGTGCAGATCGAGGAGCCCTTCCCCGAGCCGATGCTGCTGGCCACGACCGTCGAGCTCCACGACGGCCTGTCGGCCTCCGGCCTTCCCGGTCAGGGCCGTCTGGCCGACGTCCCGGACGCGGCCCGCTACGACTCCCGCCACCACCACGTGGACGTTCTGGTGGTCGGCGCCGGTCCGTCGGGGCTCTCGGCCGCTCTGGACGCCTCCCGGGCCGGCGTCCGCGTCGCGCTGGTGGACGAGCAGAGCGAGGCCGGGGGCTCGCTGCTGAGCGAGCCGGAACCACCGGAGTGGGTCGCGGCCGCGGTCGAGGAGCTCACCGCCAACCCCGATGTCCTGCACCTGCAGCGCACGACCGCGTTCGGGACCTACGACGACGGGTTCGTGCTGGCGCTCGAACGGCGCACCGACCACCTCGGGCCGGCCGCACCGAAGCACGTGTCGCGCCAGCGGGTGTGGAGGCTCCGGGCCCGCGAGGTCGTCGTCGCCACCGGTGCCCACGAGCGCCCGATCGTGTTCGCCGACAACGACCGGCCCGGCATCATGCTGGCCGGCGCGGCCCGGACGTTCCTGCACCGCTACGGGGTGCTCCCAGGCCACGAGGCCGTGGTCTTCACGACCAACGACAGCGCCTACGCGGCCGCGCTCGACCTGCACCGGGCCGGCGTTCGGGTGCGTGCCGTGGTCGACGCGCGGGCCGAGGTGCCGGCCGGGCTGCTGGAGGAGTGCGCCCGGGCCGGAATCTGGGTGACCCGCGACTCGGTCGTCACCGGCACCCGGGGCGTCGAGCGGATCACGCACGCGCTGGTCTCGTCCGGCGACGACAGCGTCCCGGCCCCGGTCGCCTGCGACCTGCTGCTGGTCAGCGGCGGGTGGAACCCGGCCGTGCACCTGTTCAGCCAGGCCCGCGGCCGGTTGCGCTACGACGATTCCCTGGGCGCGTTCGTGCCCGGCGAGGAGCTGGACGGCCTCCGCGTGGTCGGGTCGGCGGCCGGTGAGGGCCTCGACCCGGCCCAGGTGCTCTGGCGGGTGCCCGGCCCGGCCGAGTCGCAATTCGTCGACCTGCAGCGGGACGCGACCGTCGCCGACATCCGGCACGCGGTCGGCGCCGGGCTGCGCTCGATCGAGCACGTCAAGCGCTTCACGACGATCGGCACGGCGCACGACCAGGGCAAGACGTCCGGCGTGCTCACCTCCGGGATCGTCGCCGAGCTCCTCGGCGTCCGGATGGAGGAGACGGGAACCACGACGTTCCGGCCGCCGTACACGCCGGTCGCGTTCGCGGCCCTGGCCGGACGCGACCGCGGCCGGCTGTTCGACCCGGAGCGCTACACGGCGCTGCACCCGTGGCACCAGGCGGCGGGAGCGGTCTTCGAGGACGTCGGCCAGTGGAAGCGCCCGCGCTACTACCCGCGGCCGGGGGAGGACCTGGAGGCCGCCGTGCTGCGCGAATGCGCGGCCGCGCGGACCGGCGTCGGCATCCTCGACGGCTCGACGCTCGGCAAGATCGACGTCCGGGGACCGGACGCGGGGGTGCTGCTCGACCGGCTGTACACGAACCTGATGAGCTCGCTGAAGCCCGGGATGGTGCGCTACGGCGTGATGTGCGGGGTCGACGGGATGGTGATCGACGACGGCACGGTCATGCGGCTGGCCGACGACCACTTCCTGGCCATGACCACCACCGGCGGGGCGGCGAAGATCCTCGACTGGATGGAGGAGTGGCTCCAGACCGAGTGGCCCGACCTGCGGGTGACCTGCACCTCGGTCACCGAGCAGTGGTCGACGTTCCCGGTCGTCGGCCCGCGCTCGCGGGACGTGATCGGCGCGGTGTTCCCGGACGTCGACGTGTCCAAGGAGGCGTTTCCGTTCATGGCGATCCGGGAGACGACGCTCGACGGCGTGCCGATCCGGCTGGCCCGGATCAGCTTCTCCGGCGAGCTGGCCTACGAGGTGTACGTCAACTCGTGGTACGCGGTCGCGGTGTGGGAGCGGCTGCTGGCCGCCGGGGCGGCGTACGGCATCACGCCGTACGGCACCGAGACCATGCACGTGCTGCGGGCCGAGAAGGGCTATCCGATCATCGGCCAGGACACCGACGGCACCGTGACGCCCCAGGACCTCGGCATGTCGTGGGTGGTGTCGAAGAAGAAGCCGGACTTCGTCGGCAAGCGGTCGTTCGCCCGGGCGGCCAACCAGGACCCGCTGCGCAAACAGCTGGTGGGGCTGCTGCCGCTCGACCGGGAGACCGTGCTGCCGGAGGGGTCGCAGATCGTCGAGTCGCTGTCGCTGGTGCCGCCGGTGCCGATGCTCGGGCACGTGACGTCCAGCTACCGGAGCGCCGAGCTCGGGCGGCCGTTCGCGCTGGCGCTGGTCAAGGGCGGGCACGGTCGCGTGGGTGACGTCCTGCAGGTGCCGGTCGGGGGCACGCTCGTGCCCGTGGAGGTCACCGGGTCCGTGCTCGTCGATCCGGAAGGAGCCCGCCGCGATGGCTGA
- a CDS encoding sarcosine oxidase subunit delta — protein MQLIDCPWCGPREEVEFSYGGQAGVAYPADPAALSDEEWASYVFYRDNPKGRFAERWNHAIGCRRWFSAVRDTATYRFEAR, from the coding sequence ATGCAACTCATCGACTGCCCCTGGTGCGGCCCCCGCGAAGAGGTCGAGTTCTCCTACGGCGGCCAGGCCGGCGTCGCCTACCCGGCCGACCCGGCCGCGCTCTCCGACGAGGAGTGGGCCTCCTACGTCTTCTACCGCGACAACCCGAAGGGCCGGTTCGCCGAGCGGTGGAACCACGCGATCGGCTGCCGCCGCTGGTTCTCCGCGGTCCGCGACACGGCCACCTACCGTTTCGAGGCCCGATGA